One Prolixibacteraceae bacterium DNA segment encodes these proteins:
- the rplM gene encoding 50S ribosomal protein L13: MDTLSYKTVSANNATVTKEWVVVDATDQTLGRLSSKVAKILRGKNKPSFTPHVDCGDNVIVINAEKIRLTGNKLTKKEYLRHTGYPGGQRSMTAEDILAKYPERLIEKAVKGMLPKNRLGRKIYTNLKVYVGGEHNQEAQQPKVINLDDIK, encoded by the coding sequence GTGGATACTTTAAGCTACAAAACCGTATCAGCGAATAACGCTACGGTAACAAAAGAGTGGGTTGTTGTAGATGCTACAGACCAAACACTAGGGCGTCTTTCCAGTAAAGTTGCAAAGATTTTGCGTGGAAAAAACAAACCATCATTTACTCCTCATGTTGATTGTGGAGACAACGTAATCGTAATCAACGCAGAGAAGATTCGTTTGACTGGAAACAAATTGACTAAGAAAGAATATCTTCGTCACACTGGATATCCAGGAGGACAGCGTTCAATGACTGCAGAAGACATTCTTGCAAAATACCCAGAGCGTTTGATCGAAAAAGCGGTAAAAGGTATGTTACCTAAAAACCGTCTAGGTCGTAAGATCTATACAAACCTAAAAGTTTATGTAGGTGGTGAGCATAACCAAGAGGCTCAACAACCTAAAGTTATTAACCTAGATGACATTAAATAA
- the rpsI gene encoding 30S ribosomal protein S9, translating into METINALGRRKAAVARVYVKEGAGKITVNKRDIATYFPSDILQYIVKQPLLLLEVAEKYDININLDGGGFKGQAEAARLGISRALVMIDEAVKSDLRQAGFMTRDPRQVERKKPGQPKARKQFQFSKR; encoded by the coding sequence ATGGAGACTATAAACGCATTAGGTAGAAGAAAAGCAGCAGTTGCACGTGTTTACGTGAAAGAAGGTGCTGGAAAAATCACGGTTAACAAGCGTGACATCGCAACTTATTTCCCTTCAGATATACTTCAGTATATCGTAAAACAACCTTTACTTCTTCTTGAAGTAGCTGAGAAGTATGATATCAACATCAACCTTGATGGTGGTGGATTCAAAGGACAAGCAGAAGCTGCTCGTCTTGGTATTTCTCGTGCATTGGTAATGATCGACGAGGCAGTTAAATCTGACCTACGTCAAGCTGGATTCATGACTCGTGACCCACGTCAAGTTGAGCGTAAGAAACCAGGTCAACCAAAAGCACGTAAACAATTCCAATTCTCGAAGCGTTAA
- the rpsB gene encoding 30S ribosomal protein S2, whose product MPRTDFKQLLEAGVHFGHLKRKWNPNMAPYIFMEKNGIHIIDLQKTVVKIDESAAALKQIAKSGRKILFVATKKQAKTIVAEKISEINMPYIAERWAGGMLTNFPTIRKAVKKMTSIDKMMKDESSWSNLSKREKLQITRQRAKLEKVLGSISDLSRLPAALFVVDVMKEKIAVREAKRLGIPVFGMVDTNSNPEGIDFVIPANDDASQSIELILSIMADAIKEGLTERKVEREKDTKEKEAPKKEAAKEDK is encoded by the coding sequence ATGCCTAGAACTGATTTCAAGCAATTGCTAGAAGCAGGTGTACACTTTGGTCACCTTAAAAGAAAATGGAACCCAAACATGGCTCCATATATCTTCATGGAGAAAAACGGTATTCATATTATCGATCTTCAGAAGACTGTAGTTAAAATCGACGAATCAGCTGCTGCTCTTAAGCAAATTGCGAAGTCTGGACGTAAAATTCTTTTCGTAGCTACAAAGAAACAAGCGAAAACTATCGTTGCAGAAAAGATTAGTGAGATCAACATGCCTTATATCGCTGAGCGTTGGGCTGGTGGTATGCTTACAAACTTCCCTACTATCCGTAAGGCAGTGAAGAAGATGACTTCTATCGATAAGATGATGAAGGATGAAAGCAGCTGGTCAAACTTGTCTAAGCGTGAGAAACTTCAAATCACTCGTCAACGTGCGAAACTTGAAAAAGTATTGGGTTCTATCTCAGACTTGTCTCGTCTTCCAGCAGCATTGTTTGTTGTAGACGTGATGAAAGAGAAGATCGCTGTACGTGAAGCGAAACGTCTTGGTATCCCTGTTTTCGGTATGGTTGACACAAACTCAAATCCAGAAGGAATTGACTTTGTAATCCCTGCAAACGATGATGCTTCTCAATCTATCGAGCTTATTCTTTCTATCATGGCTGACGCTATTAAAGAAGGTTTGACTGAGCGCAAAGTAGAGCGTGAGAAGGATACAAAAGAAAAAGAAGCTCCTAAAAAAGAGGCAGCTAAAGAAGATAAATAA
- the tsf gene encoding translation elongation factor Ts has translation MSVNAKDVMKLRKATGAGMMDCKKALSEAEGDYDKAVEIIRKRGKAIANKRADREATEGVCITKTSADKSFGAMLVLNCETDFVAKNESFVALATKILDAAIENKVADLEALKALAIDNTTVGEFVAEQTGIVGEKLDLSFYQSIEATYVATYIHAGNKLSTMISFDGAVEEQVGRDVAMQAAAMSPIAINKEAVAAETVENELRIAMEKFRQEGKPENMLEKIAQGALNKWFKENTLIEQTFVKDGKMTVSQYLAQEAKGVNVTGMVRNSLNG, from the coding sequence ATGTCTGTAAATGCAAAAGATGTAATGAAGTTGCGTAAAGCAACAGGCGCTGGTATGATGGATTGTAAGAAAGCTTTGTCTGAAGCTGAAGGTGATTACGACAAAGCAGTTGAAATCATTCGTAAGCGTGGTAAAGCTATCGCAAACAAGCGTGCTGATCGTGAAGCAACTGAAGGAGTTTGTATTACTAAAACTTCTGCTGACAAATCATTTGGAGCAATGCTTGTTCTAAACTGTGAAACTGATTTCGTAGCGAAAAACGAGAGCTTCGTAGCTCTTGCTACTAAAATTTTAGACGCAGCGATTGAAAACAAAGTGGCAGATCTTGAAGCGTTGAAAGCACTTGCTATCGACAATACAACTGTTGGTGAGTTTGTAGCAGAGCAAACTGGTATCGTTGGAGAGAAACTAGATCTTTCTTTCTACCAAAGTATCGAAGCGACTTATGTTGCTACATACATCCACGCAGGTAACAAACTTTCTACAATGATTTCTTTCGACGGTGCTGTTGAAGAGCAAGTAGGAAGAGATGTTGCAATGCAAGCAGCTGCAATGTCTCCTATCGCAATCAATAAAGAGGCTGTAGCAGCTGAAACTGTTGAGAACGAATTGCGTATCGCAATGGAGAAATTCCGCCAAGAAGGTAAGCCAGAGAATATGCTAGAGAAGATTGCTCAAGGAGCACTTAATAAGTGGTTCAAAGAGAACACTCTTATCGAGCAAACTTTCGTTAAAGATGGAAAAATGACTGTTTCACAATACCTAGCTCAAGAGGCTAAAGGTGTGAACGTAACAGGAATGGTTCGTAACTCTTTGAACGGATAA
- a CDS encoding DegT/DnrJ/EryC1/StrS family aminotransferase, with product MIKKVPFCKVVCDGNELKYITEVIESGWLTTASKTTEFEKLFSKYVESKYACAVNSCTAALHLGLEALGVQRGDKVFVPSLTFTASAEVIRYLGADPVFLDVDYDTKLITPEILKQAVEENPDIKHLILVHYGGHPADLIREKGDGILDICRANNIKIIEDAAHAFPAKIGDKFVGNIGDVTCFSFYANKTITSGEGGMLTTNNEDIYKRVKTMRLHGINRDVWDRFTSDKPSWEYDVVAPGFKYNMPDVTAAIGLAQLERAEDLRLGRQKAVELYYKHLSGLDMVDLSKNTVPFEDHAWHLFTIVLNEKSKIGRNKFIEKLSEKGIGTSVHYKPVHLMTYYKEKYGVQSALSNTEKIWNGTVTLPLFPSMTEEEVIYVCDTIKEILK from the coding sequence ATGATTAAGAAAGTCCCGTTTTGTAAGGTTGTATGTGATGGTAATGAGTTGAAATACATTACAGAAGTTATCGAAAGTGGTTGGTTAACTACCGCTTCTAAAACTACCGAGTTTGAAAAATTATTTTCTAAGTATGTTGAATCTAAATATGCTTGTGCGGTAAACTCTTGTACTGCTGCTTTACACTTAGGGTTAGAAGCTCTCGGTGTACAAAGGGGAGATAAGGTATTTGTTCCTTCCTTAACTTTTACAGCCTCAGCTGAAGTAATCCGATATTTAGGTGCAGACCCTGTATTTCTAGATGTTGATTATGATACAAAGCTTATTACTCCTGAGATTCTAAAGCAAGCTGTTGAAGAAAATCCTGATATTAAACATTTAATATTGGTTCATTATGGTGGACACCCTGCAGATCTTATTCGAGAAAAGGGGGATGGAATACTTGATATCTGTCGAGCAAATAATATAAAAATCATAGAAGATGCAGCTCATGCTTTTCCTGCAAAGATTGGAGACAAGTTTGTGGGCAATATTGGAGATGTTACATGTTTTAGTTTTTATGCCAATAAAACGATTACTTCAGGTGAAGGAGGGATGTTAACAACCAATAATGAGGATATCTACAAGAGAGTTAAAACGATGAGACTACATGGAATTAATAGAGATGTGTGGGACCGTTTTACTTCTGATAAACCTTCTTGGGAATATGATGTAGTTGCTCCCGGCTTCAAATATAATATGCCCGATGTTACTGCTGCTATTGGACTGGCCCAATTAGAAAGGGCAGAAGATCTTCGTTTGGGAAGACAGAAGGCTGTTGAACTATACTATAAACATCTCTCTGGTTTGGATATGGTGGATCTCTCTAAGAACACAGTTCCGTTCGAAGATCATGCATGGCACTTATTTACTATTGTGCTAAACGAAAAAAGTAAGATAGGAAGGAACAAATTTATTGAAAAATTGTCTGAAAAAGGGATTGGTACATCTGTACATTACAAACCAGTTCACCTTATGACATATTACAAAGAAAAATACGGAGTTCAATCAGCCCTTTCTAATACGGAAAAGATCTGGAATGGAACTGTAACACTACCACTCTTCCCATCAATGACAGAGGAGGAGGTAATCTATGTCTGTGACACAATAAAAGAGATTCTTAAATAA
- a CDS encoding glycosyltransferase, with translation MTDNSVTCLTTDALIDKEGQIEISVLMAVYNEEICYIQEAVDSILNQTFSSFEFIIVNDNPLNLEIKEFVCEINDPRVRIIENSKNLGLAQSLNVGIEIARGRYIARMDADDISFPTRLEKQYHYLEQNKQIDILGTQLKKFGESNRFWINLIEPEEINAKLFFKCCLAHPTVMIRLSIFKEYDLFYDATDRASEDYNLWCRAFRYVNMVNLPEVLLYYRVHKQQVTQVKSKMQQDCFAKSHLILLNNILDSMSAKEIELSRYIWQKGSIYDVNDIGLFENLIRRIIKNNREKKIYNPLEFEAPLVMILINRIKALSLTSYLLLAEVLFKNGIIKILRRKWRKRSLVSKIKKKFNNIH, from the coding sequence ATGACAGATAATAGTGTAACATGCTTAACGACAGATGCTTTAATAGACAAAGAAGGGCAAATTGAAATATCTGTGCTCATGGCTGTTTATAATGAAGAGATTTGTTACATTCAAGAGGCTGTTGATTCAATATTAAATCAAACTTTTTCCTCTTTTGAATTTATTATTGTAAATGATAATCCTTTAAATCTAGAAATAAAAGAATTCGTATGTGAAATTAATGATCCACGTGTTCGCATTATCGAAAACTCTAAAAATTTAGGTCTTGCTCAAAGTTTAAATGTAGGAATAGAAATTGCAAGAGGACGTTATATTGCTAGAATGGATGCTGACGACATCTCTTTCCCTACTCGATTGGAGAAACAGTACCATTATTTGGAGCAAAATAAACAGATTGATATTCTTGGAACCCAACTTAAGAAATTTGGCGAGTCTAATAGGTTTTGGATTAATTTGATTGAACCCGAAGAGATTAATGCAAAATTATTTTTTAAGTGTTGTTTAGCTCATCCAACTGTAATGATTCGTCTTAGTATATTTAAGGAATACGATCTTTTTTATGATGCAACGGATAGAGCTTCTGAAGATTATAATTTATGGTGTAGAGCTTTTCGTTATGTAAATATGGTAAACTTGCCTGAAGTATTGCTTTATTATCGAGTTCATAAACAACAGGTAACTCAAGTTAAAAGTAAAATGCAACAAGACTGTTTTGCAAAGTCGCATTTGATCTTGCTAAATAATATTCTCGACTCTATGTCAGCCAAAGAGATTGAACTGAGTCGTTATATATGGCAGAAAGGATCTATTTATGATGTGAACGATATTGGTCTTTTTGAAAACCTTATTCGCCGTATAATTAAAAATAACAGAGAAAAAAAGATATATAACCCTCTAGAATTTGAGGCTCCTCTTGTTATGATATTAATCAATCGTATCAAAGCTTTAAGTCTTACAAGTTATTTGCTATTAGCTGAAGTATTATTCAAAAATGGAATTATTAAGATTTTAAGAAGAAAATGGCGAAAAAGATCTCTTGTGTCTAAAATTAAAAAAAAATTTAATAACATACATTAA
- a CDS encoding bifunctional cytidylyltransferase/SDR family oxidoreductase, which produces MRQNIAVILAGGIGNRMNSGLPKQLMKLAGKTVLEHTLGVFEKHESIDSIFIVSNKQFVDNIESILCMGGFKKVNKILIGGKERSDSSLAAINACENEDSNLIFHDAVRPLLNSQIINDVIAALDNYNAVDVVIPCSDTIVEVDNEKFISNIPNRNKLRKGQTPQGFKCSTIREAYEIGLKDPKFIATDDCGIVNKYLPNEKIAVVSGSISNHKLTYKEDLFLLDKLFQLKSITGIDVSDLKDLKGKVICVFGGSYGIGAEIVKEAKEHGAITYQFSRKSNGVNIKNFDAVERSLEEVFNKEGRIDAVINCAALLRRIPISEMAIEDMKEIVDVNLIGALNIAKSSFKFLKQSKGVLLLFTSSSYTLGRKLYSVYSSTKCANVNLMQALAEEWADHKIRVNSINPERTATPMRKLNFGNEDPDSLLSANKVATITLGCIMSKMSGQVIDVKLDR; this is translated from the coding sequence ATGAGGCAGAATATTGCGGTGATACTAGCTGGTGGTATAGGGAATAGAATGAATTCTGGTTTACCAAAGCAATTAATGAAGCTTGCAGGAAAAACAGTATTAGAGCATACATTAGGAGTATTTGAGAAACATGAATCTATTGACTCAATCTTTATTGTATCCAACAAACAATTTGTTGATAATATTGAGAGCATACTATGTATGGGGGGCTTTAAAAAGGTTAATAAAATTTTAATTGGTGGAAAAGAAAGATCAGACTCTTCTCTTGCAGCGATTAATGCATGTGAAAATGAAGATTCAAACCTTATTTTTCATGATGCAGTAAGACCTTTACTAAATTCACAAATAATAAACGACGTTATTGCTGCCCTCGACAATTATAATGCAGTCGATGTTGTGATACCATGTAGCGATACGATTGTGGAAGTGGACAATGAAAAATTCATATCTAACATTCCTAATCGAAATAAACTAAGAAAAGGGCAAACACCTCAAGGATTCAAGTGCTCTACAATTAGAGAGGCATATGAAATAGGATTAAAAGACCCAAAATTTATTGCCACTGATGATTGTGGTATCGTTAATAAATATCTTCCGAATGAGAAGATCGCAGTGGTTTCCGGATCAATTTCAAACCATAAATTAACATACAAAGAAGATTTGTTTCTTTTGGATAAACTTTTTCAGTTAAAGTCCATTACTGGAATAGATGTATCTGATCTAAAAGATCTTAAAGGTAAAGTTATATGTGTTTTTGGTGGAAGTTATGGAATTGGTGCTGAAATAGTTAAAGAAGCTAAAGAACATGGAGCAATCACTTATCAATTTAGCAGAAAATCTAATGGAGTAAATATAAAGAACTTTGATGCTGTAGAAAGATCACTTGAAGAGGTATTTAATAAGGAGGGAAGAATTGATGCAGTGATTAATTGTGCTGCACTTTTAAGAAGAATTCCTATTAGTGAAATGGCTATAGAAGATATGAAAGAGATTGTAGATGTAAATTTGATAGGAGCATTAAATATCGCAAAATCATCATTCAAATTTTTAAAACAATCCAAAGGAGTACTACTTCTTTTTACTTCAAGCAGTTACACTCTTGGGCGAAAATTATATTCCGTTTATTCATCAACAAAATGTGCGAATGTCAATTTAATGCAAGCTTTAGCTGAAGAGTGGGCTGATCATAAAATAAGAGTTAATTCAATTAATCCAGAGAGAACTGCAACCCCAATGAGGAAACTTAATTTTGGCAATGAGGACCCTGATAGTTTGTTGTCTGCTAATAAAGTAGCAACTATCACATTAGGATGTATTATGTCAAAAATGTCAGGACAAGTCATTGATGTAAAACTAGATAGATAA
- a CDS encoding CDP-glycerol glycerophosphotransferase family protein, with product MALFKLFKKASRILLSKVYSYIPKKENIWLFGSGGTFCDNSKYLYLYIINNHKSINAIWIAKNRDELKILKEKGYKAYHKYSCQGILSQLIADKVFYSNYIRDFWWILIIGSTKVNLWHGIGVKRIEFNLKDGPIAHIFNGSLKSKIMYYPHYVKPDYMLSSSEYISTNVFKDAFRLEDNQLLNYGYPRCEYLLSPEKFNNKLSTKILSNREIIKKYRHTYLYVPTWRSTNKNFFSEIFYDLDLLNEVCKKNNDFFCIKLHFNTPGIEELAQKDFSNLLFLDRKTDLYEYLDLFSCIITDYSSIYYDFIIQKNKKAILFPFDYSEYLQNEQSPIIPYYESISGSVVHSFKELTVLLEDYDKIEFVSPDIAKIFWGEVDKKSCSRIVSKMVKKD from the coding sequence ATGGCATTATTTAAACTCTTTAAAAAAGCATCACGAATCTTATTATCTAAGGTTTATTCTTACATTCCAAAAAAAGAAAATATTTGGTTATTTGGTAGTGGAGGAACTTTTTGTGATAATTCAAAATACCTTTATTTATACATCATTAACAATCACAAATCAATTAATGCTATTTGGATTGCTAAAAATAGAGATGAATTAAAAATTTTAAAAGAAAAAGGTTACAAAGCATATCATAAATATAGTTGTCAAGGGATACTCTCTCAATTAATTGCAGATAAAGTATTCTACAGTAATTATATCAGAGATTTTTGGTGGATATTAATAATTGGCTCAACCAAGGTTAACTTATGGCATGGTATTGGTGTCAAAAGAATTGAATTTAATCTAAAAGATGGACCTATAGCTCATATATTTAATGGTTCATTAAAGAGTAAAATAATGTATTATCCTCACTATGTAAAGCCTGATTATATGTTATCTTCTTCTGAATATATCTCTACTAATGTTTTTAAAGATGCATTTCGTTTAGAAGATAATCAACTATTAAATTATGGATATCCTAGATGTGAATACCTACTTTCACCAGAGAAATTTAACAATAAACTATCAACTAAGATACTGTCGAATAGGGAAATAATTAAAAAGTATAGACATACTTATTTATACGTTCCAACATGGCGATCAACAAATAAAAACTTTTTCTCTGAAATTTTTTATGATCTAGATTTGTTAAATGAAGTATGCAAAAAGAACAATGACTTTTTCTGTATTAAATTGCATTTCAACACACCAGGAATTGAAGAACTAGCACAGAAAGACTTTTCTAATTTATTATTCTTAGATAGGAAAACAGATCTCTATGAATATTTAGATCTTTTTAGTTGTATTATCACAGACTATTCATCTATATATTATGATTTCATAATACAGAAAAATAAAAAGGCGATTCTTTTTCCTTTTGACTATTCAGAGTATTTACAGAATGAACAGTCTCCGATCATCCCTTATTATGAATCTATTTCAGGAAGTGTGGTACATTCATTTAAAGAGCTTACTGTCCTTCTAGAAGATTATGATAAAATAGAATTTGTTAGCCCAGATATAGCAAAGATTTTTTGGGGGGAAGTTGACAAAAAAAGTTGTTCTCGCATTGTTTCTAAGATGGTAAAAAAAGATTGA
- the rfbH gene encoding lipopolysaccharide biosynthesis protein RfbH — MEDIKFMTLSKESKLREEILQKVEEYYNEVHKNRNNFVPGKTQVSFAGRVYDEKEMVHLVDSSLDFWLTAGRYADEFEKRFALWMKQKYCALVNSGSSANLVAFSALTSPKLKSKRLMPGDEVITVAAGFPTTVNPIVQYGLIPVFVDIDVETCNIDTTLLDQALSDKTKAVMLAHTLGNPFDLDTVSKFCRKNNLFLIEDCCDAVGSTYNGKMVGTFGDLATVSFYPAHHITMGEGGAVLTNSGMLHRNVLSFRDWGRDCFCGPGTDNTCGHRFDFQFGTLPQGYDHKYVYSHIGYNLKVSDMQASIGVAQLDKLPSFIESRKQNFEILKEELSKYTDYLILPVATPKSDPSWFGFMFSIKENDHFNRLDLVEHLEDDKILTRQLFAGNLTRQPAYKEVNYRIVGELKNTDYVMRNGIFIGVYPGIDSQRMNHMKDSFKRFFQDRELI, encoded by the coding sequence ATTGAGGATATTAAATTTATGACATTGAGCAAAGAGTCTAAATTAAGAGAAGAGATACTTCAAAAAGTTGAAGAATATTACAATGAAGTCCACAAGAATCGCAATAATTTTGTTCCTGGGAAGACCCAAGTAAGTTTTGCGGGGCGTGTTTATGATGAAAAAGAGATGGTTCATTTGGTTGATTCATCTTTAGACTTTTGGTTGACAGCAGGAAGGTATGCTGATGAGTTCGAAAAACGTTTTGCATTATGGATGAAACAAAAGTACTGTGCACTAGTAAATTCTGGTTCGAGTGCAAACCTTGTAGCTTTTTCTGCTCTTACTTCTCCTAAACTAAAATCAAAGCGCTTGATGCCCGGAGATGAGGTGATTACCGTTGCAGCAGGATTTCCTACTACTGTAAATCCTATTGTTCAATATGGTCTTATTCCTGTCTTTGTTGATATTGATGTAGAAACTTGTAATATTGATACTACTTTGTTAGATCAAGCTTTATCCGATAAGACAAAGGCGGTTATGCTTGCTCACACATTAGGAAACCCTTTTGATTTAGATACTGTTAGTAAGTTCTGTAGAAAGAACAATCTATTCCTTATTGAAGACTGTTGTGATGCCGTCGGATCTACCTATAATGGCAAGATGGTTGGTACTTTTGGTGACTTGGCAACTGTTAGCTTCTATCCTGCGCACCATATTACGATGGGAGAAGGAGGTGCTGTTCTTACCAATAGTGGTATGTTACACCGTAACGTTCTCTCTTTTAGAGATTGGGGAAGAGACTGCTTCTGTGGACCTGGGACGGACAACACCTGTGGTCATCGATTTGATTTTCAGTTTGGAACCCTTCCCCAGGGCTATGATCATAAATATGTGTACAGCCATATTGGTTATAATCTAAAGGTGTCTGATATGCAGGCTTCTATTGGTGTTGCCCAACTTGATAAATTGCCTTCATTTATTGAATCACGCAAACAAAACTTTGAAATATTAAAAGAGGAGTTATCTAAATATACCGATTATCTTATTCTACCTGTAGCAACTCCAAAGTCTGATCCTAGTTGGTTTGGTTTTATGTTCTCAATAAAAGAGAATGATCATTTTAATCGCCTAGATCTAGTAGAGCATTTAGAGGATGATAAAATCCTTACAAGACAACTATTCGCTGGAAATTTAACGCGACAACCTGCTTATAAAGAGGTTAATTATAGAATAGTTGGGGAACTAAAGAATACAGATTACGTCATGCGTAATGGTATATTTATTGGGGTTTATCCTGGTATAGACTCGCAACGTATGAACCATATGAAAGACTCTTTTAAACGTTTCTTTCAAGATAGAGAGTTAATCTAA
- the rfbF gene encoding glucose-1-phosphate cytidylyltransferase — MKAVILAGGFGTRLSESTHLIPKPMVEIGGKPIIWHIMKSYSFHGINEFIVCCGYKGYVIKEWFANYYLHNSDVTFDLANNSMKVHNTEAEDWKVTLIDTGLHAMTGARIRKVKEYIGNEPFCLTYGDGVSDVNIEEVIRFHRQHRKILTVTSYKPQGKFGALDIDEEGNVCNFQEKPQGDSSWINAGYFVCEPEVFDYIGEGDDVIFERAPLENIAKDGKMSAYKHDGFWKPMDILRDNIELNELWDKGVAPWKKW, encoded by the coding sequence ATGAAAGCAGTTATTTTAGCTGGTGGGTTCGGTACTCGTCTTAGTGAGTCGACCCATCTCATCCCAAAACCAATGGTGGAGATTGGAGGAAAGCCGATCATTTGGCATATCATGAAATCATACTCTTTTCATGGTATCAATGAGTTTATTGTGTGCTGTGGTTATAAAGGGTATGTCATTAAAGAGTGGTTTGCCAACTATTACTTACACAATTCGGATGTAACTTTTGATTTGGCCAATAATAGCATGAAAGTGCATAACACCGAAGCCGAAGATTGGAAAGTGACTTTGATAGATACGGGGCTTCATGCGATGACTGGTGCACGAATTCGTAAAGTTAAAGAGTATATAGGGAATGAACCTTTCTGCTTAACTTATGGTGATGGAGTTTCAGACGTTAATATTGAAGAGGTAATACGTTTTCACAGACAACATCGTAAAATTCTTACTGTCACTTCCTATAAACCACAGGGCAAGTTTGGGGCATTGGATATAGATGAGGAAGGAAATGTCTGTAACTTCCAAGAGAAACCACAGGGAGATAGTAGCTGGATAAATGCAGGATACTTTGTTTGTGAGCCTGAAGTCTTTGATTATATAGGAGAAGGAGATGATGTGATTTTTGAACGTGCTCCCCTTGAAAATATCGCGAAAGATGGAAAAATGAGTGCATACAAACACGATGGTTTTTGGAAGCCAATGGATATTTTAAGAGATAATATCGAATTAAATGAGTTGTGGGACAAAGGAGTTGCTCCTTGGAAAAAATGGTAA
- the rfbG gene encoding CDP-glucose 4,6-dehydratase, translating into MINSFCEDFYKGKTVLVTGHTGFKGAWLSIVLINLGAKVVGYSLDPVDEKCIFNLSGLKSKMIDIRGDVRDINLLNTTFEKYQPEIVFHLAAQALVRDSYTSPVDTFDVNVMGTIHVMEAIRSSNSVRVSVLVTTDKCYENREHFWGYRENDPMGGHDPYSASKGACEIAIQSWRRSFFDNPNQKSISSVRAGNVIGGGDWAKDRIIPDCVNAIENGKPIEIRSPKSIRPWEHVLEPLSGYLLLAYKMWGNPQKYSGAWNFGPNLQSVVPVWDIASKVVHCFGKGEVVDISDSQQPHEAKLLALDISKTYFLLGWKPCLDIDQTIQMTIDWYKRYRHEDPFSLCTEQINYYFNETK; encoded by the coding sequence ATGATAAATTCATTTTGTGAAGATTTCTATAAGGGTAAAACCGTTTTGGTAACTGGCCATACGGGTTTCAAAGGTGCATGGTTATCCATTGTTCTAATAAATCTAGGTGCCAAAGTGGTTGGATATAGCTTAGATCCGGTAGATGAAAAATGTATTTTTAATTTATCCGGACTTAAGTCAAAAATGATCGATATTAGAGGAGATGTCCGAGATATTAATTTGCTAAATACGACTTTCGAAAAATACCAACCAGAGATTGTCTTTCATCTAGCAGCACAAGCCTTGGTTCGAGACTCTTATACTTCTCCTGTCGACACTTTTGATGTTAATGTAATGGGAACTATTCATGTAATGGAAGCAATCCGTTCATCTAATAGTGTGCGAGTTTCTGTGCTTGTTACAACGGACAAGTGTTATGAAAATAGAGAACATTTCTGGGGATATCGAGAAAATGATCCAATGGGAGGTCATGATCCATATTCTGCATCTAAAGGAGCTTGTGAAATTGCCATTCAGTCTTGGCGAAGGTCTTTCTTCGATAATCCCAACCAAAAGTCTATCTCTAGTGTAAGAGCTGGGAATGTTATCGGAGGAGGTGATTGGGCAAAAGATCGAATTATACCAGATTGTGTAAATGCGATAGAGAATGGCAAACCTATTGAGATTCGATCGCCTAAATCTATTCGTCCATGGGAACATGTTTTAGAGCCTTTATCTGGCTACCTTCTTTTAGCGTATAAGATGTGGGGCAATCCTCAAAAATATAGTGGTGCATGGAATTTTGGGCCAAACTTACAGTCTGTAGTTCCTGTTTGGGATATCGCATCAAAGGTTGTCCATTGTTTCGGGAAAGGGGAAGTAGTAGATATTTCAGACAGTCAACAGCCTCATGAAGCAAAATTACTAGCCTTAGATATATCAAAAACGTATTTTCTATTGGGTTGGAAACCATGTCTAGATATTGATCAAACCATACAAATGACCATTGATTGGTATAAAAGGTATCGTCATGAAGACCCATTTAGTCTTTGTACAGAACAGATAAACTATTATTTCAATGAAACTAAATAA